The region CGTGCCGGCCTCCGGCGCCCGCCACATCATGCGCCTGATGCCGCTATCGCTGACCAACCGGCAACGGCTGGTCGCCGGCTCGATCACCATCTCGCCGACGCCGGACGAACAGTCGCATTTCGTCGATTTCTTCGATCATCCCGCCACCGCTTTCATGCTGCGCGCGCCGCACGAGACGCTCGACATCCGCATGCAGGCCCGCGTCCAGGTGGAAAGCCAGCCGATCGCCGCCGATTTCTCGCCGCTGCTGGCCGACCTGCCGGAGGAAATAGCCGGCATCTGGTCTCTGGCGCCGGATTCGCCGCACCACTTCCTCGGCGACAGCCCGCGCCTGACCCAGACGCGCGAGATCGCCGACTATGCGCGAAGCTGCGCCATGCCTGATCTGACGGCGATGCAGATCGCCTATGCGCTCTGTGCCCGCATCCACAAGGATTTCAGCTACGACGCCGACGCGACGACGGTGGACACGACGCCGATCGAGGCATTCAGGCTGAAGCGCGGCGTCTGCCAGGATTTCACCCACATTATGATCCTGGCGCTCCGCAGCCTCGGCATTCCGGCGGGTTACGTCTCGGGTTTCCTGCGCACCATCCCGCCGCCCGGCAAGGAACGCTTGGAAGGGGCGGATGCCATGCATGCCTGGGTCAGGATCTGGTGCGGCGAGACCATCGGCTGGATCGAACTCGATCCGACCAACGACATCTCAGCCGGCACTGACCACATCGTCGTCGCCTACGGCCGGGATTATTCCGACGTCGTCCCCGTCATCGGCGTGTTGAAAAGCTATGGCGGCCAACGCGCCGTCCAGGCGGTCGACGTAATCCCGCTGAAATAATCCCAAAACTGGAAAAATCTGCCGATTCGTTAGAATTGAATGGACGCCGTAAGGACGACGTAAAGAAGTAGCGACGCCTAATGTAACCCACAGGGTCCATTTCGGGTGAACATGATGAGCACCTTCTCTTTGTACCCCTGCCTGCGTCGCATGTTGAGCGATCGAGGCGGGAATTTCGGTATCATGACGGCTATCCTGCTGCCCGTTCTTGTCGGAGCTGCCGGCATGGCGATCGACTATTCGAATATGGCGCTGTCGAAGCGCGAGTTGCAGGAAGCCACGGACTCGGCGGCTATCGCCGCAGCGACTGCGCTCGCCAATGAGAAGACCGACGAGGCCGGCGCGAAAAGCCTTGCGAAGGATTTTGTCGCCGGACAGATGGCACAGGTTCTTGCGAAGAACTCCATTCAAGGCTCGATCAAGGATAAAACGAACGTCAACGTCACGACCACGGCAAATGGTACAAAGAGCAAGATCTTCAAGGTCGATGTCAACACCTCCTTCGACCTCCCGCTCAGTCCCCTGATGCGCGTCTTCGGTAAGGCGACGCAGACCATCAGCGCGACAAGTAGCGGCGAGAACGGCCAGACCGATACACAAGGCGCACTCTCGATGTATCTGGTCCTCGATCGCTCCGGTTCGATGTCTTTCATAACCGATCAGAAGAAAACGAAGCCGTCGAAATGTGACAACTACACACAAGACAGTTGGCCGGATCCGGACAAAGATTTGAAGTCCTACTGCTATATCCGCAAGATAGAGGCGTTACAGACAGCGGCTGCTGGGCTTTTCACCGAACTTAACAAAGCCGATCCAACGAGCGAACTCGTGCGTGTCGGCGCTGTCTCCTATACGGACAAACAACAAGCGGCCAAAGCGATCAATTGGGGCACTGCGGACGCCGCGAGCTACGTCTCGGCTCTCCCCTATTTGCCGACCGGCGGCACAGATGCGAGTGATGCGCTTGATACGGCCTACAAGGCTCTGAAGTCCTCGACCGAGGGCACCGATACGGAGACCCAGAAGCACAAATCCAAGAATCACAACAGTTTCCAACGATATATTATCCTGATGACCGACGGTGAAATGACGGGCAACGGTAGTTCGTGGAATAGTTCACTTGACAAGGAAGTCCGCGATCTCTGCACTGTGGTAAAAAGCGATGGCATTACCATCTTTACCATTGCCTTCATGGCTCCGCAGAGGGGCAAGGATTTGCTCCAGGCCTGCGCAAGCAGTACCGCGAACTATTATGCTCCCGACAACATGGCCAAGCTGGTCGAAGATTTCGGCGACATCGCCGCAAAGGCTACAAGCTCGATCACCCGTCTGACGAACTAAGTCACGAAGTCGGTGGGGGTCGATACAAAGCCGCGCCGGAACAAACCCGCGCGGCTTTTCGTTATCGCTATCCCATCCATCTGATCGGGAAAAGCGTTTGAAATCAATTCCCTCGAACCCGGTGATTCTGAAGGTTTCGCAAATTTTTCGTTTGCTCAAATCCTTTGTTGCAAGTGCTTAGTAACGATGCATAAACTGTCGTCGGCACAAGCGACAAATCGATTAAATCAGGCATAACATCCTGAAACCAAATTAAAATTGGCGAGATCTGACAATGAATACCGTTTCCAAGCCGATTATTCCCTCCCCCGCCCCGCGCAGCTCGAAGCCGGAAATTCTCGCCGAAGAAATCATCGAACGCCTGACCTACCGCATCGGCAAGGACGCCAAGGTGGCAAAGCCGCACGATTGGCTGACCGCGACGATCCTGGTGGTGCGCGACCGCATCATCGACAAGTGGATGGCCTCCACCCGCGAGGTTTATGCGACCGGCGCCAAGCGCGTCTATTATCTGTCTCTCGAATTCCTGATCGGCCGCCTGATGCGCGATGCCGTCTCCAATCTCGGCCTGATGGAGGAGGTGCGCGATGCGCTCACCTCGCTCGGTGTCGACGTCAACGTCATTGCCGGCCTGGAGCCGGATGCCGCCCTCGGGAATGGCGGCCTCGGCCGTCTCGCCGCCTGTTTCATGGAGAGCATGGCGACGGTCGACGTCCCCGCCTATGGCTACGGCATCCGCTATGTGCACGGCCTCTTCCGCCAGCAACTGGCCGATGGCTGGCAGGTGGAACTGCCGGAAAACTGGCTCGCCCACGGCAATCCCTGGGAGTTCGAGCGCCGCGAGAGCGCCTATGAAATCGGCTTCGGCGGCGCCGTCGAATTCATCACCACCCATGACGACCAGCCGCGCTACGTCTGGAAACCGGCCGAGCGCGTCATCGCCGCCGCCTTCGACACGCCGGCCGTCGGCTGGCGCGGCAAGCGCGTCAACACGCTACGCCTCTGGTCGGCGCAGCCGATCGATCCGATCCTGCTCGATGCCTTCAATGCCGGCGACCACATCGGGGCGCTGCGCGAAAGCAACAAGGCCGAAAGCCTGACCCGAGTTCTCTATCCGGCCGACGCCACCCCGGCCGGCCAGGAACTGCGCCTGCGCCAGGAATTCTTCTTCTCGTCGGCTTCGCTGCAGGACATCCTGCGCCGCCATCTGCAGCAATATGACGATTTCACCTCGCTGCCGGATAAGGTGGCGATCCAGTTGAACGACACCCATCCCGCCGTCTCCGTCGCCGAACTCGTGCGTCTGCTCTGCGATGTTCACGGGATGGATTTCGACCAGGCCTGGGAAATCACCCGCCATACCTTCTCCTACACCAACCACACGCTGCTGCCGGAAGCGCTGGAAAGCTGGGCGGTGCCGCTGTTCGAGCGTCTGCTGCCGCGCCACATGCAGATCATCTATGCGATCAACGCCAAGATTCTGCTCGACGCGCGCAAGGGCAAGAACTTCTCCGATGGCGAAATCCGCTCGATCTCGCTGATCGATGAAAGCGGCGACCGCCGCGTGCGCATGGGCAACCTCGCTTTCGTCGGCTCGCATTCGATCAACGGCGTCTCGGCCCTGCATACCGACCTGATGAAGGTCACGGTCTTTGCCGACCTGCACAAGCTCTATCCCGACCGCATCAACAACAAGACCAACGGCATCACGCCGCGGCGCTGGCTGCAGCAGTGCAATCCCGGTCTCACCGGCCTGATCCGCGAGGCGATCGGCGACGAATTCCTCGACGATGCCGAGAAGCTGCGCCCGCTCGAGGCGCACGCTTCGGATCCGAGCTTCCAGCAGCAGTTCGCAGCGGTGAAGCGCGCCAACAAGGTGGCGCTCTCCAACCTCGTCGCCAGCCGCATGGGCGTCAAGCTCGATCCGTCGGCGATGTTCGACATCCAGATCAAGCGCATCCACGAATACAAGCGCCAGCTTCTGAACATCATCGAGGCCGTCGCGCTCTACGACCAGATCCGCTCGCATCCCGAGCTCGACTGGGTGCCGCGCGTCAAACTCTTCGCCGGCAAGGCGGCGCCGAGTTATTACAACGCCAAGCTGATCATCAAGCTGATCAACGACGTCGCCCGCACGATCAACAACGATCCGTCGGTGCGCGGCCTGCTGAAGGTCGTCTTCGTGCCGAATTACAATGTTTCGCTCGCCGAGGTCATGGTTCCGGCCGCCGACCTCTCCGAGCAGATCTCGACCGCCGGCATGGAAGCATCCGGCACGGGCAACATGAAGTTCGGCCTCAACGGCGCGCTGACCATCGGCACGCTCGACGGCGCCAATGTCGAGATGCGCGACAATGTCGGTGAAGACAACATCGTTATCTTCGGCCTTACGGCGGACGAGGTCTCGAAGGTCCGCAGCGACGGCCACAATCCCCGCGCCATCATCGAGGGGTCGCGCGAACTCGCCCAGGCGCTCTCAGCCATCGGCTCGGGCGTCTTTTCGCCCGATGACCGCAATCGCTACACCTCGCTGATCGACGGCATCTATTCCCACGACTGGTTCATGGTCGCGGCCGATTTCGACGCCTACGCCCAGGCCCAGCGTGAAGTCGATCAGATCTGGACCAATCAGTCCGCCTGGTACACCAAGACGATCAACAACACGGCGCGGATGGGCTGGTTCTCGTCCGACCGTACGATCAGGCAATATGCCGACGAAATCTGGAGAGCCGGATGAAAACGCCGAAAAACGTCCCTGAAGTAACGCTTTCCTGGGAAATTTCGGCAGATGAAATCGCGGCGATCCTTGCCGGCTCGCATTCCAATCCCTTTGCCGTCCTAGGGGTGCACCAGGCAGGCGACGCTTTCGTCGCCCGGTGTTTCATCCCGGGTGCGGAGGAAGTGACCGCCATGATGCTCGACGGCAGCGTCATCGGCGAACTGAAACAGCTCCATGCCGACGGCTTCTTCGCCGGCCTCGTTTCCCTTACCAAACTCCAGCCGGTGCGTTACCGCGCCCGGCGCGGCGATGCCGAATGGGCCGTCACCGATCCTTACAGCTTCGGTCCGGTGCTCGGGCCGATGGACGATTATTTCGCTCGCCAGGGCTCGCACCTGCGCCTGTTCGACAAGATGGGCGCCCACCTCATCAAGCATGACGGCGCCCAGGGCATCCATTTCGCCGTCTGGGCCCCGAACGCGCAGCGCGTTTCCGTCGTCGGCGATTTCAACAATTGGGACGGCCGCCGCCACGTCATGCGCTTCCGCTCCGATAGCGGCATCTGGGAAATATTTGCCCCTGATGTACCGATCGGCGTTGCCTACAAATTCGAGATCCGCGGCCAGGACGGCGTGCTGCTGCCGCTGAAGGCCGATCCCTTCGCCCGCCGCAGCGAACTGAGGCCGAAGACCGCCTCGATCACCGCCGTCGATCTGGAGCAGGAGTGGGAAGACGAAGCCCATCTGAAGCACTGGCGCGAGACCGACAAGCGCCGCCAGCCGATCTCGATCTACGAGGTGCATGCCGCCTCCTGGCGGCGCCGGGACGACGGCACGATGCTTTCCTGGGACGAGCTTGCCTCCAGCCTCATCCCCTATTGCGCCGACATGGGCTTCACCCATATCGAATTCCTGCCGATCACCGAACATCCCTATGACCCCTCCTGGGGGTACCAGACGACAGGCCTCTACGCACCGACCGCCCGCTTCGGCGAGCCGGAGGGTTTTGCCCGTTTCGTCAACGGCTGCCACAAGGTCGGCATCGGCGTTATCCTCGACTGGGTGCCGGCGCATTTTCCGACCGACGAGCACGGCCTCGGCTGGTTCGACGGCACGGCACTCTACGAGCACGAAGACCCGCGCAAGGGCTTCCACCCGGACTGGAGCACGGCGATCTACAATTTCGGCCGCACCGAGGTCGTTTCCTATCTCGTCAACAACGCGCTCTACTGGGCCGAGAAATTCCATCTCGACGGCCTGCGCGTCGATGCCGTCGCCTCGATGCTCTACCTCGATTATTCCCGCAAACACGGCGAATGGATCCCGAACGAATATGGCGGCAACGAGAACCTCGAAGCGGTCCGCTTCCTGCAGGATCTCAACATCCGTCTCTACGGCAATCATTCCAATGTCATGACCATCGCCGAGGAATCCACCTCCTGGCCGAAGGTCTCCCAACCCGTGCATGAAGGCGGCCTCGGCTTCGGCTTCAAGTGGAACATGGGCTTCATGCACGACACGCTGAGCTATATGAGCCGCGATCCGATACACCGCAGGCACCATCACAACGAGCTCACCTTCGGCCTGCTCTACGCCTATTCGGAAAATTTCGTCCTGCCGCTCTCGCATGACGAGGTCGTCCACGGCAAAGGCTCGCTAATTGCCAAGATGCCGGGCGACGACTGGCAGAAATTCGCCAATCTGCGCGCCTACTACGCCTATATGTGGGGCTATCCCGGCAAGAAGCTGCTGTTCATGGGTCAGGAATTCGCCCAGTGGAGCGAATGGAGCGAGGGGAAATCGCTCGACTGGAACCTGCTGCAATATCGCATGCATGAGGGCATGCGGCGCCTGGTGCGCGACCTCAACTTCACCTATCGCAGCAAGCCGGCGCTGCATGAGCGTGACTGCGAGGGCGAAGGTTTCGAATGGCTGGTCGCCGACGACCACCAGAATTCCGTCTTTGCCTGGCTGCGCAAGGCACCGGGCCAGAAGCCGGTCGCCGTCATCACCAATTTCACCCCCGTCTACCGCGAGAACTACACGATCCGCCTGCCGTCCGCAGGCCGCTGGCGGGAAATTCTGAACACCGATGCCGATATTTACGGCGGCAGCGGCAAGGGCAATGGCGGGCGCGTGCAGGCCGTCGATGCCGGCGGCGACATCACCTGCTCGATCACCTTGCCGCCCTTGGCGACAATCATGCTTGAACCTGAAAAT is a window of Rhizobium sp. N324 DNA encoding:
- a CDS encoding glycogen/starch/alpha-glucan phosphorylase — translated: MNTVSKPIIPSPAPRSSKPEILAEEIIERLTYRIGKDAKVAKPHDWLTATILVVRDRIIDKWMASTREVYATGAKRVYYLSLEFLIGRLMRDAVSNLGLMEEVRDALTSLGVDVNVIAGLEPDAALGNGGLGRLAACFMESMATVDVPAYGYGIRYVHGLFRQQLADGWQVELPENWLAHGNPWEFERRESAYEIGFGGAVEFITTHDDQPRYVWKPAERVIAAAFDTPAVGWRGKRVNTLRLWSAQPIDPILLDAFNAGDHIGALRESNKAESLTRVLYPADATPAGQELRLRQEFFFSSASLQDILRRHLQQYDDFTSLPDKVAIQLNDTHPAVSVAELVRLLCDVHGMDFDQAWEITRHTFSYTNHTLLPEALESWAVPLFERLLPRHMQIIYAINAKILLDARKGKNFSDGEIRSISLIDESGDRRVRMGNLAFVGSHSINGVSALHTDLMKVTVFADLHKLYPDRINNKTNGITPRRWLQQCNPGLTGLIREAIGDEFLDDAEKLRPLEAHASDPSFQQQFAAVKRANKVALSNLVASRMGVKLDPSAMFDIQIKRIHEYKRQLLNIIEAVALYDQIRSHPELDWVPRVKLFAGKAAPSYYNAKLIIKLINDVARTINNDPSVRGLLKVVFVPNYNVSLAEVMVPAADLSEQISTAGMEASGTGNMKFGLNGALTIGTLDGANVEMRDNVGEDNIVIFGLTADEVSKVRSDGHNPRAIIEGSRELAQALSAIGSGVFSPDDRNRYTSLIDGIYSHDWFMVAADFDAYAQAQREVDQIWTNQSAWYTKTINNTARMGWFSSDRTIRQYADEIWRAG
- the glgB gene encoding 1,4-alpha-glucan branching protein GlgB, with translation MKTPKNVPEVTLSWEISADEIAAILAGSHSNPFAVLGVHQAGDAFVARCFIPGAEEVTAMMLDGSVIGELKQLHADGFFAGLVSLTKLQPVRYRARRGDAEWAVTDPYSFGPVLGPMDDYFARQGSHLRLFDKMGAHLIKHDGAQGIHFAVWAPNAQRVSVVGDFNNWDGRRHVMRFRSDSGIWEIFAPDVPIGVAYKFEIRGQDGVLLPLKADPFARRSELRPKTASITAVDLEQEWEDEAHLKHWRETDKRRQPISIYEVHAASWRRRDDGTMLSWDELASSLIPYCADMGFTHIEFLPITEHPYDPSWGYQTTGLYAPTARFGEPEGFARFVNGCHKVGIGVILDWVPAHFPTDEHGLGWFDGTALYEHEDPRKGFHPDWSTAIYNFGRTEVVSYLVNNALYWAEKFHLDGLRVDAVASMLYLDYSRKHGEWIPNEYGGNENLEAVRFLQDLNIRLYGNHSNVMTIAEESTSWPKVSQPVHEGGLGFGFKWNMGFMHDTLSYMSRDPIHRRHHHNELTFGLLYAYSENFVLPLSHDEVVHGKGSLIAKMPGDDWQKFANLRAYYAYMWGYPGKKLLFMGQEFAQWSEWSEGKSLDWNLLQYRMHEGMRRLVRDLNFTYRSKPALHERDCEGEGFEWLVADDHQNSVFAWLRKAPGQKPVAVITNFTPVYRENYTIRLPSAGRWREILNTDADIYGGSGKGNGGRVQAVDAGGDITCSITLPPLATIMLEPEN
- a CDS encoding VWA domain-containing protein; amino-acid sequence: MTAILLPVLVGAAGMAIDYSNMALSKRELQEATDSAAIAAATALANEKTDEAGAKSLAKDFVAGQMAQVLAKNSIQGSIKDKTNVNVTTTANGTKSKIFKVDVNTSFDLPLSPLMRVFGKATQTISATSSGENGQTDTQGALSMYLVLDRSGSMSFITDQKKTKPSKCDNYTQDSWPDPDKDLKSYCYIRKIEALQTAAAGLFTELNKADPTSELVRVGAVSYTDKQQAAKAINWGTADAASYVSALPYLPTGGTDASDALDTAYKALKSSTEGTDTETQKHKSKNHNSFQRYIILMTDGEMTGNGSSWNSSLDKEVRDLCTVVKSDGITIFTIAFMAPQRGKDLLQACASSTANYYAPDNMAKLVEDFGDIAAKATSSITRLTN
- a CDS encoding transglutaminase family protein, with protein sequence MLYDLSLRMGYSYDVPASGARHIMRLMPLSLTNRQRLVAGSITISPTPDEQSHFVDFFDHPATAFMLRAPHETLDIRMQARVQVESQPIAADFSPLLADLPEEIAGIWSLAPDSPHHFLGDSPRLTQTREIADYARSCAMPDLTAMQIAYALCARIHKDFSYDADATTVDTTPIEAFRLKRGVCQDFTHIMILALRSLGIPAGYVSGFLRTIPPPGKERLEGADAMHAWVRIWCGETIGWIELDPTNDISAGTDHIVVAYGRDYSDVVPVIGVLKSYGGQRAVQAVDVIPLK